The sequence below is a genomic window from Melioribacteraceae bacterium.
AAGAAAATGGTAAAAGCTTCACGCTATCTTATTGAAGGGATCGGCGATGAGTTCCTGATCAAAACCGCTCAACTCGCCCTGATGGATGATATGCTGAAAGTAACTGATAAAAAAGCAATTGGATGGACAAAGAAACTCGCGTTCGAAGAAGGCATTTTAGCTGGCGGCTCGAGCGGCGCTAATATCTGGGCTTCGATGCAGATTGCCAAAGAAATTGACAGGGAAGCAAACATTGTAACTTTAATCTGCGATTCGGGTTATAAATACTTTTCAACAATTTATAACGACGAGTGGATTATGAAAAATGATCTTTTGTAAGACAGTATTCTGTTCCCAAAAAATATTTTAATTAAATAGAGGTTGTTATATGGGTTTTAAAACTGACGCTATTCACGCAGGACAAATTCCTGATCCGACTACTGGAGCTGTCTCAACTCCTATTTATCAGACTTCAACATATGCTCAGGAAGCTTTGGGACAGAATAAAGGATTTACATACGGCAGGACACACAACTTTACCCGTCAGGCCCTTGAGAAAAATATTGCGGCATTGGAGAAAGGGAAACATGGAGTTGCTTTTTCATCTGGTTTAGCTTCTGTTCAGGCAATTCTCGGACTTGTAAAATCTGGTGATCATCTGATTGTGTCGCATAATGTGTATGGCGGAGTCTACAGAATGATGGAATTGATCATGAAAGATTTCGGACTCGAGTTCTCGTGGGTAGATACTGCTGATGTTTCTAATATTGAGAAGGCGATTAAAAAGAATACAAAAATTGTCTATATAGAGACTCCAACAAATCCGATGCTTAATCTTACCGATATTGAGGCTACTTCCAAAATTTGCAGGTCGCACAACCTGATTCTTGTCGTCGATAATACGTTTATGACTCCATACTTCCAGAACCCTCTTTTGATTGGAGCCGATGTAGTATTGCACAGTACAACAAAATATCTTAACGGCCATTGCGATGTGGTCGGTGGAATCCTGTTAACAAACAGCGATAAGCTTCACGAACGTTTCCGTTATCTTCAGAATTCTTTCGGTGCAATACCATCTCCATTCGATTGCTGGCTTACATTACGTTCCACTAAGACACTTGCACTCCGTATGGAACAGCACAATTCAAACGCGATAGAGATTGCACGGTATCTTGCAGGTAAAACATACGCAAAAAGAGTAATCTATCCCGGTCTTACGGATCATCCGCAGCATAAGCTTGCCGTTAAGCAGGCAAGAGGATTTGGCGGAATGATATCAGTCGATTTCGGCGATTTCCGAATTGCCGAAAAAGTCCTTAATAATGTTAAGATATTTGCTCTCGCCGAAAGTCTGGGAGGGGTGGAGAGTCTGATCTGTCATCCTGCTACTATGACTCATGGCGCAGTTCCAAAGGAGGAGAGGGAAAAGTTCGGTTTGACCGATAGCCTTGTAAGGTTTTCGATCGGAATTGAAGATGTTGAGGATTTAATTGCCGATATTGAACAGGCGCTCAAATAATTCATTCAGTCCTTTTTCTGTTTGACCATTCTATCAGATTCAATTTTTATTCTTCGTACGAAGTTTTCCATTTTCTACGTTCCAATTAATCTGTAATTTTCATATGCAAAATTCGGGAGGTATACTATGTCAGAAAAAAAGAATGAAAAATCACCGGTGAATATGGTTGATGATACCAGGTATTCGATGGATACTCACCTAATCTACGGAAAGAATGTGAGTGACAAATGGGATTATTCGCATCACGTTACTGCACCTATTTCTTCTTCAACAACATTCAGACTCGATTCTGTTGATAGAGGAGCGCAGGGATTTATTCAATTTGCCAACGTTGAAAAGTTCGGCGGTGCTGCTCCGATTTTCATATACGACCGGCTCGGAGAACCGAATAAGGATATGCTCGAGGAGAATCTTGCATACATCGAAAAAGGCGAGATGGCAGTCAGTTTTGCCAGCGGAATGGGAGCTATTTCTGCTGCGCTTGGTGTTCTCACAATCTCTGGTGATGAAATAATTACGCATAAAACTCTTTACGGCTGCACATTCTCTCTTCTAAAAAACTGGTATCCGAGATATAATATCAAATGGAGTCCGATCGATTTAACCGATATTAATCTAGTCCGGAATTCAATTACTGAGAAGACAAAAGTTATTTATTTCGAAACACCGGCAAATCCAAACATGGGTATTATCGATATTAATGCTGTTCGAACGGTTGTTGATCAATTTAATAAGAACAGAAAAGAAAATGATCAGATCTATATTGTAATCGATAATACTTTTGCCACGCCTTTCTGTCAGCGGCCGATTGAATTTGGAGCTGACTTTGTTATTCACTCTCTTACAAAAGGGATCGGCGGTTTCGGAACCGATATGGGTGGAATAGTAATCGGGAAGAAAAAATTCCAGGACATGATTCAGCTTTACAGAAAAGATTTCGGTGCGGTTCTCAGCGCAAAAAATGCCTGGTCCATTTTAACTTACGGTTTGCCGAGCCTTGCAGTTAGACAGCGTCATCAGATTAATAGCGCAACACGTATTGCTGAATTTTTAAATTCACATCCTAAAGTTGATTTTGTTAATTATCCCGGCCTGCCCGGCTTTAAATATCATGAAATCGCAAAGAAGCAGATGATCGATTTCAACGGGAATTTTGCACCAGGAAGTATGATCTATTTTGTTCTAAAAGGAAATAATCCGATCGAAACAAGAGAGATTGGAAAAAGATTTATGGATTATGTGGCGGATAAGGCATACACGATGACTCTTGCTGTTTCTCTCGGGCACACAAGAACATTAATTGAACATCCTGCATCAATGACACATTCGGTCGTTCCGCCTGAAGAACTGGAAATTCGCGGAATCGATCCGGGAGGAATAAGACTTGCTATCGGCCTCGAAAATCCCGATGATATTCTGTTCGATCTAGACGAATCTCTTAAAAACATCTGATATATTCTAATCCCTCCCAATTCGGGAGGGAATTTTTTTTAGAAAGTATTTCAATGAAAATAATTGTCAGTAATCTCTTTAAACAATTCAAAGAAATTATTTTTGGTTTCTCAACTAAAATTGGCCCCGATTCAGTTCCACCGTTTTTTTTCAACCTCTCTTTAACGGTTGGAGATGATCCAGAAAAAGTAAAACAAAACCGTGAATATTTTTTCAACCGGCTCGGACTTTCAACATCTCAAATAGCTTTCCAGCGGCAGGTTCACAGCGATATTATCAAATTTGTTGAGAAACCCGGATTGCTTGGCGAAAGCGATGCACTTATAACTCGTTATTACGGAATAGGACTTGCAATCTCTGCCGCAGACTGTACCCCAATTTTCATTTATGATAAGGAGAATAAGATAATTGCCGGTGTTCATTCAGGTTGGAAGGGAACTCAAAAAAGAATCTTAAAAAAAGTTTTGAGTAACCTCAGTTTTCACTTTAAAAGTAAACCGAAAAATCTCTATGTATTTTTAGGGCCATCAATTTCTCAGGAGAATTATGAAGTAGGTAAAGATGTTGCACTTCTCTTCGATCAGAAATATCTTCTATTTAAGGATGGCAGGATTTACCTGGATGTCCCGCTGGCAAACTTTGATATGTTATTGACTCATGGCATACCTCCTGAAAATATTGAAATGTCCCGGCTTTGTACTTTTAAGGAAAAAGTTCTTTTGCATTCCTACAGAAGAGATGGAAATAATTCGGGAAGAATGTTTGGTGTTATTGCATTGAAGGAGAAATGATTTTGTCAGAAAAATATAAAATTGCTTCCGGTTTTATTCTCATATGTTTGCTCTGGGGCTCTACATGGTTAGCAATTCGGATAGGACTGGAATCTCTTACTCCTGTAATTTCAGCCGGAATACGATTTCTAATTGCTTCCTTTTTAGTATTTGTACTTATGAAATTCAGAAATGCAGAATTGCAGAAGGATAAACGATCGGTTGTTCTTTACTTAGTAATGGGCTTCTTTTCGTTCATTATTCCATTCGGACTTGTATATTGGGCAGAGCAGTTTATTCCATCGGGATTAGCGTCAATAATATTTGCGGTAATGCCGTTTGGTGTATTAATCTTTTCCAGAATTGCCATTCCTGATAATAAAATAACCTTTAACCAGATTGCTGGGGTTCTTCTCGGTTTCGGCGGAATTATTGTAATCTTCTCGGAAGGATTAAATATAGATCTTTCCAATAATTTTCTTGGTATGCTCGCTGTTCTGATAAGCGCAACTATGCAGGCCGGAATTGCGGTTACAATAAAAAAATGGGGAAGCCACTTAAATCCGCTGTCGATGAATTTCGTGCCGCTCCTTATTGCAGGAATTATTATGATCTTCACGGCTTTTCTATTCGAGGATATCTCCACCTGGAGATTCGACCGGATGGCGATCGGTTCAGTCCTCTATCTCGCGTTTTTCGGA
It includes:
- a CDS encoding PLP-dependent aspartate aminotransferase family protein: MGFKTDAIHAGQIPDPTTGAVSTPIYQTSTYAQEALGQNKGFTYGRTHNFTRQALEKNIAALEKGKHGVAFSSGLASVQAILGLVKSGDHLIVSHNVYGGVYRMMELIMKDFGLEFSWVDTADVSNIEKAIKKNTKIVYIETPTNPMLNLTDIEATSKICRSHNLILVVDNTFMTPYFQNPLLIGADVVLHSTTKYLNGHCDVVGGILLTNSDKLHERFRYLQNSFGAIPSPFDCWLTLRSTKTLALRMEQHNSNAIEIARYLAGKTYAKRVIYPGLTDHPQHKLAVKQARGFGGMISVDFGDFRIAEKVLNNVKIFALAESLGGVESLICHPATMTHGAVPKEEREKFGLTDSLVRFSIGIEDVEDLIADIEQALK
- a CDS encoding aminotransferase class I/II-fold pyridoxal phosphate-dependent enzyme, translating into MSEKKNEKSPVNMVDDTRYSMDTHLIYGKNVSDKWDYSHHVTAPISSSTTFRLDSVDRGAQGFIQFANVEKFGGAAPIFIYDRLGEPNKDMLEENLAYIEKGEMAVSFASGMGAISAALGVLTISGDEIITHKTLYGCTFSLLKNWYPRYNIKWSPIDLTDINLVRNSITEKTKVIYFETPANPNMGIIDINAVRTVVDQFNKNRKENDQIYIVIDNTFATPFCQRPIEFGADFVIHSLTKGIGGFGTDMGGIVIGKKKFQDMIQLYRKDFGAVLSAKNAWSILTYGLPSLAVRQRHQINSATRIAEFLNSHPKVDFVNYPGLPGFKYHEIAKKQMIDFNGNFAPGSMIYFVLKGNNPIETREIGKRFMDYVADKAYTMTLAVSLGHTRTLIEHPASMTHSVVPPEELEIRGIDPGGIRLAIGLENPDDILFDLDESLKNI
- the pgeF gene encoding peptidoglycan editing factor PgeF, with product MKIIVSNLFKQFKEIIFGFSTKIGPDSVPPFFFNLSLTVGDDPEKVKQNREYFFNRLGLSTSQIAFQRQVHSDIIKFVEKPGLLGESDALITRYYGIGLAISAADCTPIFIYDKENKIIAGVHSGWKGTQKRILKKVLSNLSFHFKSKPKNLYVFLGPSISQENYEVGKDVALLFDQKYLLFKDGRIYLDVPLANFDMLLTHGIPPENIEMSRLCTFKEKVLLHSYRRDGNNSGRMFGVIALKEK
- a CDS encoding EamA family transporter; translation: MILSEKYKIASGFILICLLWGSTWLAIRIGLESLTPVISAGIRFLIASFLVFVLMKFRNAELQKDKRSVVLYLVMGFFSFIIPFGLVYWAEQFIPSGLASIIFAVMPFGVLIFSRIAIPDNKITFNQIAGVLLGFGGIIVIFSEGLNIDLSNNFLGMLAVLISATMQAGIAVTIKKWGSHLNPLSMNFVPLLIAGIIMIFTAFLFEDISTWRFDRMAIGSVLYLAFFGTLLTFTTYYWLLKRMNLVILSLSTFITPIVAVILGWLVLNEKFTLQTLAGSTMVLIGILFANLHGLINFFKSGKRLFKS